A stretch of DNA from Arctopsyche grandis isolate Sample6627 chromosome 6, ASM5162203v2, whole genome shotgun sequence:
ATCTctgctgatatttatttatacaggtatacacccatttttattaacacgacatctattaagtattattcaaggccaattacaaacatcgatcatcaaacattacaatcattattatgtagatacatcctatggacaaatttttgtagcatttttaatttcaaaccagcagcatggactagttactggttagcatatattgctatggtcagtgagttcgagtcacactggttgctgctggccagaccttggtttgtgaccaggttggtcgtttcctatcagagtttgccgatttttatgattttcattgaaacgattcctgcctAATTGGCTCTCCCTCtccatttctctcgcaaaatcttgagatattatgttatatctcaaggttcgTATGTACAGTAAGTACACtagtcgcattggagcgatctgaaaTGAGTAAtgagtgaataaaataaataaaaaatatcaacaaatgaGATGccgtaaactcaaattttgcaagaaataggacaggattgccaattttttggaaccgtttccaatgaaatcagataaattgacaaactctgaaaggaaacgatcgaccttggagtcacatatccaaagtctggccagcaacaaagccaaggaaagaacccatgaccacacaatcgaaagcattgaATGCTAACCAGTGATCTACTACATATGTTGATAATTGTGGACATCTTAACCCTTGGAGGGCTAACGTCTTTtctgctaaatatatacgctaccattaagccaaactgctggctaatagaAGCTCTTTCGTCGTTTCATATGATgcctattaaccctttgagtggtgACGCCTTTTCTGTTGAtagcccaccacgctgaaaatttcgccaacatttccaactagaattatttagaaatccaatagaaagcaggtaaaaaaattgtagctaatccaaacaaaccctagataactactgccgaggatttcgagttttgtaaaggtgtgtttagactctctaatatatcttgcaacgatataaaataaacaaaagaagtctatcaaTGAATTTagttttccaaaactagttccatctttttaattgttgttaaaatgtaatgcttacaatctaaatgccaagccacaatctaaaatgcCCAGCAGTTAGGATTTCcattgggaaattctgctatggttattataaattcagaaattccggtgtaaaccagtctttgtaaacattgacacggattatacgacccatgttcaatgctacctggaaaggctttgcaggtagtattcttgtttattttttatatcggcgtttttcagttcCGTGGAATTGtaggcaaaacgccgatcggcgttggtcagcattcaaagagtTAATCGATTCTTCTGTATATGTAGTTTTTggttttatattctttatttttatgttcgTTCTGGCTGCTTACTTAGCCCGATCACTCAATTTCAAAACTGAGTCACTTCTATCGAGAACTATTCTGATGAAgtggaaatataatacatttaatatggcGATGTTTTGTTAAATTggttcgttgtttttttttctctttcagAACATCAAAGTATCTGTGCGGTAGACATCGGATTTTGCAGCCGTTTAGAGAGACGTGACTATCAACCGTGGCAACGATTTTTGGAATTGAGCGAATGAATTTTTCATTCGGCTATACGCCATCGCTCGTGTCGCCTGCCCGCCCGCAGCCCACCCAGCGTCCTCCCAACCTGGCCCAACCGACCGACATCACCATTCCTTATCTGACTCGCTGAAATATTCCCCTTATTTTACTTTCTTTTCATTTTAGTTTTCCTCTACCACTTTAGTTTTTCTTTTATGTCGTAGAACATTCAAcattgtgaaattttttttgtttttttctattcaaacttTTTGGTTACCTTTCCCCCTCCACCATACGCAATTTCAATGATTTTGCATCTCTTCAACGACTACGAAAGAGACCATTCCTCAAATTTTCCTTTAGAGTATCCGTCGTATATCTGAAATAAACTGAACatgataaattaagaatatttaCCATTCACGTACATGTGATCCTTATATCAAAGCACTTTCAagagttaaataataaattcatcgTTTGGAAAGCAGGTTAATATTCATTCTTAGCAAACTTGTTGCAttctttttaatacatacataaattaatttgttttttttttttttgatagaaAGAGGTTGTATATCGGAAGTTGAATTTGAAACTAGAGTGGCATAAAATCGTTCAAGATGGGGTCCGTCAATGTCAACCGTAGCGTCTCGGACGCGTTCTATCGCTACAAAATGCCTCGTATTTGTGCCAAAGTTGAAGGCAAAGGAAACGGTATTAAAACTGTTATTGTCAACATGAGCGATGTGGCTAAAGCCATCGGAAGACCAGCAACttgtaattattacatattttcctCGTTCAATTCGTATTtcagtattattattaatcgGTAATTACATGTTACGTTTCCTATTTTCAGATCCAACCAAATATTTTGGATGTGAACTCGGCGCTCAAACGCAATTTGATATCAAGAATGAGAGATTCATCGTCAACGGTAGCCACGATCCGGGAAAATTGCAAGATCTCCTGGACGGGTTAGTACCTAGTATAAAGTGTGcggatgttttaaatttaatgctcTCGAGCTTGACTTGACGTTCATGTTGCGGTTTCAGTTTCATCCGTAAATTCGTATTGTGTCCTGAATGCGACAATCCTGAAACGGATTTGATGGTCAATGCCAAAAAACAAACCATTTCTCAAGCGTGCAAAGCGTGTGGTTTCCATGGACTTATTGAATTCAATCATAAACTCAACACcttcattttgaaaaatccCCCGAATGCTCCCACGGGACAGGTGAAGACTCGTCGATGCGATTTAGATGCGTGTATGTTTGTgggactttttttttcattgtgtgAACTTTCAGGCGTCCGGCAGTGAAGGCAAACGAAGCAAGCGTTCGAAGAAGGGTTCGGCTACCACTAACGGGGATACCAGTAATGGAGGCGATGGTCACGCCGACAGTGAATACCCAGCTGAGGTCATTCCTAAAATATCTAGAGAAGTAAgtttttatcttgtcgaagaatacatttgttttttttgatGTATTgacatttattgtttatttttttatcattagatGTCATCTGAAAAGGCAAAGAACGACGAAGATGATGAGAACTGGGCGGTAGATGTGTCCGAGGAGGCAGTGCGTGCACGTCTTCTTGATTTAACGGACGGTGCAAAGAACATGACTCTGAATGACGATTTGGAGAAGAGCGAAAAGCAACGTATGGATTTGTTCTACGAGTATGTTAAGTCGAAGCGTGACGCTCAAGTGATCGAACTTCCAGCCACACAAAAGGAGATTCTATCTGAGGCTGAAAGGTTTGTTCGTTTGcatgttattatattatgtatgtatatgaattttatatatatttattataatacacttcctatttttttttaggttAGAGATCAAGTCTAAATCACCATTGGTGCTCGCGGAATTACTCTTCACTGCGTCTATTGCTTCGGAGGTTAAACGCCATCGTATGTTATTCCTTCGCTTCACCCATCAAGATGCTCGTGCTCAGCGCGCTCTCCTTGGTGGAGTTGAGCAAGTCGTCGCTCTGCATAAAGAAGTACTCTTGCCGAAGACTGCTGTCATTCTCAAGGTGAATAAAAAATCGGGTTTATTTTTCTATacgttttaataatatcattaaAGTTTTGTAATATTCTTGAttatatttcgtttcagttACTTTATGATGCTGATATTCTCGAAGAGGCCGTTCTGCTCGATTGGGCCGATAAGGTGTCACGTAAATACGTGTCTCGCGAACTGGGAACGGAGATGAGAAAGTTTGCCGAACCCCTGATCAAATGGTTGCGCGAAGCCAGCGAGGAAGAGGACAATCAGGATAGCGAAGATGAAGATGAAGAGGATGATCTTGAGGTCGGTGTTAAATTTATGTTTGGTTTCGTTGTGCTTTTTTCTTTGTCCTGTCGTattgatgatgaatttaaacGTGTTGCAGATTGAATACGATGACCGCGCTAAGACCACTCCGATGAAGGCTCAACCCCCGCCCCCGAAACCGAAATTGGAAGACGACGATGAGAACGATGTCGATATTGATGCCATCTAATTATGCAgaaaaattttcagtttttagaTTTCCTTCTGTAATAAGTATAAAATGTCGGTTTACTTTTTTGCCGATCTGCaacttttgaaatttaaatgctgttggaatatttttaattttatgccaTATTGTATCCTGTAAATTTTCCATTCATCGGTGATTATGTTTTGAATATATAAGGttaatttatctttttttttttaatattatttacagcTCGGTCTGTATGTAccattatttgtgttttttttaaatgaaaatctttttgtgtaatgttttttttttaattcttttaaaatcatttatatgcATTGATgaatattatgtgtatataaaatgttttattttatgttgctTTATCATTACTAGGTCAGTtggaatacttttttttaataatatatttgattcTAAACTGATTTGTTTCTTTACAATGGCTGTTTTATTACTCTCATATGAGTGTACTATTGTGGTAACGGTTAATGTttcatttaatacattttaatggttaatacatatattgctattaATTTCGTAGTTAACTTGTATACTTAATGTCGCATTGAATgccatattacaaaaaaaaaaaaaaaatgtatcctaTCTTAATGAGATGCAAATATTTGCATTGTGAATTGATTTGTATTAATGTTtcatgcaattatttttttgtagtgTTATAGCAcatgaatatatattatgttttgcCACATTTATGttccattaataaatttatttgaaggaAGGTGAGAGTTTAATTTGTAATCCTATAAATATTCCTACATTTGGGGGCATCGGACAGTTTCTCCCGGAGCACGTGTTACTTTTGACCAAAATCAGATCAAGAAGTGCGCGTACACACGCGTTCGtctatttttaacaatatttcaacattaTAAACAGACGATGGGCGTGTGGGAGTTTCTCGGGAATGAAGCTTTCCTTGGCTGCAAGGAAgcgtaaataaaataacacttaTGTTGTTAATGTTTATTTCTTTACTCTGTTACTCACGACTCCAGAATTATCAGGATAATTCTGTATGACCTGCTGCACCAGTAATAGCTGCTTTTTTTGGAATTCTGCAGTATTTATACTAAAAGTGGATGATAACCATTGACAAAGACATTCAAATTCGGAAGATTTTTTctcaatgtatgtaagtatgttgtTACGATACCCACTGGATTAACACTTTTTACTCATAATACCATTAATGATTTCAATTTGCAAAttgtaattgatttattattaaatcagtGCTTTGACTAAatagttaataatataataatacttggacgttaaaaatactgagcaaaTTTGGAGAACTATCATAATTTTATGGATAAATGACGTCCTAACATTAGTCGTGAagtgatttaaattttgatttttttgatttttaaatgctttttattattacgaaattatgttcacaatacatcttatatatattttaatagctactgatctactgatcattttctattttacaatttaatttaatttggttagtaatcacagtattatattattctaatgttaatctaaagcataataggattaacattagaataatataatactgtgattactaaccaaattaaattaaattgtaaaatagaaaatgatcagtagatcagtagctattaaaatagatataagatgtattgtgaaaatttgAAGGT
This window harbors:
- the eIF5 gene encoding eukaryotic translation initiation factor 5, translating into MGSVNVNRSVSDAFYRYKMPRICAKVEGKGNGIKTVIVNMSDVAKAIGRPATYPTKYFGCELGAQTQFDIKNERFIVNGSHDPGKLQDLLDGFIRKFVLCPECDNPETDLMVNAKKQTISQACKACGFHGLIEFNHKLNTFILKNPPNAPTGQASGSEGKRSKRSKKGSATTNGDTSNGGDGHADSEYPAEVIPKISREMSSEKAKNDEDDENWAVDVSEEAVRARLLDLTDGAKNMTLNDDLEKSEKQRMDLFYEYVKSKRDAQVIELPATQKEILSEAERLEIKSKSPLVLAELLFTASIASEVKRHRMLFLRFTHQDARAQRALLGGVEQVVALHKEVLLPKTAVILKLLYDADILEEAVLLDWADKVSRKYVSRELGTEMRKFAEPLIKWLREASEEEDNQDSEDEDEEDDLEIEYDDRAKTTPMKAQPPPPKPKLEDDDENDVDIDAI